From the genome of Deinococcus sp. AJ005, one region includes:
- the cobT gene encoding nicotinate-nucleotide--dimethylbenzimidazole phosphoribosyltransferase — MHPELIALIGSIQPADADAMSRARARQAQLTKPAGALGDLEELGVRLAGVFGSEKPHPRGVAVLVAAGDHGVAASGVSAYPPEVTPAMVANFLADTPDGPGGAAVNAIARTMGARVYVMDAGVNAELPDHPALICASVRRGTRDLRLEAAMTREETETLILAGAALARQAIENGADLIVPGEMGIGNTTPAAALTARLLNMDASEVTGRGTGVDDMTLARKLSAVREALARTDTTDPLNVLAEFGGFEIAAMLGMMLQAAALRRAVVLDGFVEGSAALVGVALDPALRNFLFPAGECAEIGHAAQLSALELKPMFRLGLRLGEGTGGVLAAPLLLAAAATLREMRTFEKAGVPGGG, encoded by the coding sequence ATGCACCCTGAATTAATAGCCCTGATCGGGTCCATCCAGCCCGCCGATGCCGATGCCATGTCCCGCGCCCGTGCGCGTCAGGCCCAACTGACCAAACCCGCCGGGGCGCTGGGCGATCTGGAGGAACTGGGGGTGCGGCTGGCAGGCGTCTTCGGCAGCGAGAAACCCCATCCACGCGGCGTGGCTGTTCTGGTAGCCGCCGGGGATCATGGTGTGGCCGCCAGCGGGGTCAGCGCCTACCCGCCCGAAGTGACGCCCGCGATGGTGGCCAACTTCCTGGCCGATACACCCGACGGGCCGGGGGGAGCCGCCGTCAACGCCATTGCCCGTACGATGGGCGCGCGGGTCTATGTGATGGACGCCGGGGTGAATGCCGAATTGCCGGACCATCCGGCCCTGATCTGTGCATCGGTGCGGCGCGGCACCCGTGATCTACGCCTTGAAGCCGCCATGACCCGCGAGGAGACCGAGACGCTGATCCTGGCTGGAGCCGCGCTAGCAAGGCAGGCCATAGAAAACGGCGCGGACCTGATCGTTCCTGGCGAGATGGGCATCGGCAACACCACGCCCGCCGCCGCATTGACCGCCCGATTGCTGAACATGGATGCGTCAGAGGTAACGGGCCGGGGTACAGGTGTGGATGACATGACGCTGGCCCGTAAGCTCTCGGCGGTGCGTGAGGCGCTGGCCCGCACTGATACCACCGATCCCCTGAATGTGCTGGCCGAATTCGGCGGCTTTGAAATCGCCGCCATGCTGGGCATGATGCTTCAGGCCGCCGCACTGCGCCGTGCAGTGGTGCTGGACGGCTTCGTGGAAGGTTCAGCAGCGCTGGTGGGCGTAGCCCTGGACCCGGCCCTGCGCAACTTCCTGTTCCCGGCAGGCGAGTGCGCGGAGATCGGTCATGCGGCGCAGCTCTCGGCCCTGGAGTTAAAGCCGATGTTCAGACTGGGCCTACGCCTGGGCGAGGGCACGGGGGGCGTGCTGGCTGCGCCATTGCTTCTGGCGGCGGCAGCCACCCTGCGCGAGATGCGAACGTTTGAGAAAGCGGGGGTGCCGGGCGGGGGATGA
- a CDS encoding antibiotic biosynthesis monooxygenase, with translation MITVMNRIAVNPEYADQFEARFLDRARLVDEMPGFVSNQVLRPVNPGDPYVVLTLWESRAAFEAWTSSDAFVQGHARSGSLPKEAFSGPNKLEIHEVLQDSSRPELTAEPRGKAFGMH, from the coding sequence ATGATCACCGTCATGAACCGCATTGCCGTCAACCCCGAATACGCCGATCAGTTTGAAGCCCGCTTTCTGGACCGCGCCCGGCTGGTAGACGAGATGCCCGGCTTCGTCAGCAATCAGGTGCTGCGCCCGGTCAATCCAGGCGATCCCTACGTGGTGCTGACCCTCTGGGAAAGCCGCGCAGCCTTTGAGGCGTGGACCAGTTCCGACGCCTTTGTGCAGGGTCACGCCCGTAGCGGCTCGCTACCCAAGGAAGCCTTCAGCGGTCCCAACAAGCTGGAGATTCACGAGGTCCTTCAGGATTCCAGCCGCCCTGAGCTGACCGCCGAACCGCGCGGAAAAGCATTCGGAATGCACTGA
- a CDS encoding ATP-binding protein, with translation MTLPPTPDPALAVTDLRAIIESSADCIKVLDLDARLLSMNAGGMDTMEITDFSVCHNLLWPSFWEGEARVQVEQALDAARAGQTTTFEGPARTFAGTPKWWEVRVSPLRGPDGSVTRLLASSRDITARKRTEQQLLEAQHQLRNYAQALEVRVGQHERALEAFVRFTTQVASSTDLNEIATAASDIIRDAVGGAISGFYLVKGNMAYPVLFSSNTPPEVMAARQAGITLTSPLVADALARRGTSFVGGEDGRSQSVGYASALSITAYHSGDQPYALFATGSQCPEWTAQEQAIIESVGRGLGLALERAAQTQELTRQRDALAIRTHELMAANEELDAFTYSASHDLRTPIRHVMGFADLARTALVRNQPEKISHNLDIIQQGAMRMNGLIDGMLMLSRAGRQDFHPRMVPLEPLIVQAQQDAQLEFPEQVIDVQFQGAVIVWGDATLIQQVLTNLISNAVKYSTGQDVSRVTVQVGETETEWTITVQDNGVGFNPEYGGKLFGIFQRLHTQAAFPGIGVGLATVRRIALKHGGRVFADGVVDQGATFGVALPKPVV, from the coding sequence ATGACTCTCCCCCCCACCCCTGATCCTGCCCTGGCTGTCACCGACCTGCGGGCCATCATCGAAAGCAGCGCCGACTGTATCAAGGTCCTTGATCTGGACGCCCGTCTTCTTTCCATGAATGCCGGCGGCATGGACACCATGGAGATCACGGATTTCAGCGTGTGCCACAACCTGCTCTGGCCCTCATTCTGGGAAGGCGAGGCCCGCGTGCAGGTCGAGCAGGCCCTGGACGCCGCGCGCGCCGGGCAGACCACCACCTTTGAAGGCCCGGCCAGAACGTTCGCCGGCACCCCGAAGTGGTGGGAAGTGCGGGTGTCGCCGCTGCGCGGTCCAGACGGCTCTGTCACCCGGCTACTGGCCAGCAGCCGGGACATCACCGCCCGCAAGCGGACTGAACAGCAACTCCTGGAGGCCCAGCACCAGCTCAGGAATTATGCCCAGGCCCTGGAAGTCCGTGTGGGACAGCATGAGCGTGCCCTGGAAGCCTTTGTCCGGTTCACCACACAGGTGGCCAGCAGCACCGATCTGAACGAAATCGCCACGGCGGCCAGCGACATCATCCGTGACGCTGTCGGCGGCGCCATCAGCGGCTTTTATCTGGTGAAGGGCAACATGGCCTATCCGGTGCTGTTTTCCAGCAACACGCCCCCGGAGGTGATGGCGGCCCGGCAGGCCGGGATCACTCTGACCTCGCCCCTGGTGGCCGACGCCCTGGCACGGCGCGGGACGTCCTTTGTTGGTGGGGAAGACGGACGCTCGCAATCAGTGGGCTACGCCAGCGCGCTGAGCATCACGGCCTACCACTCCGGGGACCAGCCCTACGCCCTGTTCGCCACCGGGTCCCAGTGTCCCGAATGGACGGCGCAGGAGCAGGCGATCATTGAGTCGGTGGGCCGGGGCCTTGGCCTGGCGCTGGAGCGGGCGGCGCAGACCCAGGAACTGACCCGGCAGCGGGACGCTCTCGCCATCCGCACCCATGAACTCATGGCCGCCAACGAGGAACTCGACGCTTTTACCTACTCCGCCTCGCACGACCTGCGCACCCCGATCCGGCATGTGATGGGCTTCGCCGATCTGGCCCGCACCGCACTGGTCAGGAACCAGCCGGAGAAGATCAGCCACAACCTGGACATCATCCAGCAGGGGGCCATGCGGATGAACGGGCTGATTGACGGGATGCTGATGCTGTCGCGGGCCGGGCGGCAGGACTTCCATCCCCGGATGGTTCCCCTGGAACCGTTGATCGTGCAGGCGCAGCAGGACGCCCAGCTCGAATTCCCGGAGCAGGTGATCGATGTCCAGTTTCAGGGGGCCGTGATCGTGTGGGGGGACGCCACGCTGATTCAGCAGGTGCTGACGAACCTGATCAGCAACGCCGTCAAATACTCTACTGGGCAGGACGTCTCCAGGGTCACGGTGCAGGTCGGCGAGACGGAGACCGAATGGACGATCACGGTGCAGGACAACGGAGTGGGCTTTAATCCCGAGTACGGCGGCAAACTGTTCGGGATCTTTCAGCGCCTTCACACGCAGGCAGCTTTCCCTGGGATCGGGGTGGGGCTGGCGACGGTGCGGCGGATCGCACTGAAACATGGCGGCCGGGTGTTCGCGGATGGCGTGGTGGATCAGGGGGCCACCTTTGGCGTGGCCCTGCCCAAACCAGTCGTGTAG